The genomic interval TATTGTTAATCAAGCTTTTATTATACTTCTTCCTGTAAAATCTGTAGGAGTAAAAGGGGATAAACGAACATATGAATATACTGCCGTATTACGTGTTATAAAAACAGAAGATTTTATGACTGCTACTTTTGCACGTTTACCTTACGATTTTTTAGAAAAAATTTCTAATAGAATCATTAACGAAGTAGACGGAATTAACCGTTTAGTATATGATATTACATCAAAACCTCCAGCTACTATTGAATGGGAATAATTTTTTTATATCATCATAGAAATGAGATTGGAGATATTTTTTTTTAATTCAGTTCTAGAAGAAATTAAATCTATAAATCCATGTTCTAGAAGAAATTCTGCGGTTTGAAATCCTTTAGGAAGATCTCTCCCTATAGTTTCTCTAATCACTCTAGGCCCTGCGAATCCAATAAGAGCACCTGGTTCTGCTATATTAATATCTCCAAGTAAAGCATAAGAAGCTGTCACTCCTCCTGTAGTTGGATCCGTAAGAACGGAAATATAAGGAATTCTTGCATCACGTAATTGAGTGAGTCTCGCTATAGTTTTTGCCATTTGCATTAGAGAGAAAGAAGATTCCATAATCCTAGCACCACCAGATTTAGATATCAATATATATGGTAATTTTTTTTCAATACAATATTTTATTGCTCTAGATATTTTTTCACCTACTACAGATCCCATAGATCCTCCTATAAAGGAAAAATCCATACAAGAAATAACCAAATCTATTCCTTTCATTTTCCCTACTCCTGTTCTAATAGAATCATACAAATTAGTTCTTTTTATGGCTTCTTTAATTCTATCTGTATATTTTTTACAATCTACCCATTTTATAGGATCCTTACTCGTCATTTTAACATTCATTTCTAAAAATTTTCCATCATCAAAAAGAATTTCAAAATATTCTTTACTGTGAATTCTTACATGATATCCATCTTCTGGATTAACATAAGAATTTTTTTTTAATTTTTCTACATCTATAATTTTTCCACTAGGGGATCTATACCAAAGACCTTTTGGAAAATTTTTTCTTTCTCTTATAGAGGTTATAATATTTTTTTTTTTTCTTAAAAACCAAGCCATGGGAGTTTCATAAGGTATTAATGTTGTTCATTAATTCAAAATATTTTCTGAGATAAATCTTAAACGATTTTTCTCCTTCTCTAAGCCATGTTCTAGGATCATAATATTTTTTGTTTGGAAGATGTCCACCTTCTGGATTTCCTATTTGTTTTTCTAAATATTTTTTATATTTCCTCATATAATCCCTAACACCACATGTAAAAGCGTATTGTAAATCAGTATCCACATTCATTTTTACCACTCCATAACTAATGGCATCCTGAATTTCTTTCTTGGAAGATCCTGATCCACCATGAAAAACAAAAAAAACTGGTTTTTCTCTAGTCTGAAATTTTTTTTGGATATATTTTTGAGTTTCTTGTAATATTTCTGTACGTAAAATAACATTTCCTGGTTGATATACTCCATGTACATTTCCAAATGAAGCAGCAATAATGAAATTATTATTTATTCTTCTTAATCTTTCATAAGCATATGAAACTTCTTTTGGTTGAGTATAAAGTTTATTATTTTCTATATTAGAATTGTCTATTCCATCTTCTTCTCCTCCTGTTACCCCAAGTTCTATTTCAATTGTCATTTGAATTTTATTCATTTTTTCAAAATATTTTTCACAAATTCTAATATTTTCTTCTAAAGATTCTTGAGATAAATCTAACATATGTGAACTAAACAATGTTTTTCCGAAACTTTTGTAATGTATTTCGTTAGCATTTAATAGGCCATCTATCCATAGAATATCTTTCTTAGAACAATGATCTGTATGAAGTATAACAGTAGTTTTATAAAATTTCGATAATTCATGAACGTGTCTAGCGCATGCTATAGCCCCTTTTGTTGCTCTTTCTTTATTTTTTAGACCTTTTCCTGCATAAAACATAGCTCCTCCATTAGATAATTGAATTATCACAGGAGAATTTACTTCTGAAGCGACTTCCATTACTGAATTTATAGTATTAGACCCAATCACATTAACAGCAGGAATGGCAAAACCATTTTCCTTAGCGTATTCAAATATTTCTTTTACAAGATTACCAGTTGCTACTCCATATGGAAATTTTTGAGACATGTGTTTTTTTTATTTTTGAATATTTATTTCATTGGATAAACAAATGTAAAAAAAAAGAATTTTTTATATCGTTTTATATTTGTGATAATTTCATCTGTAAAAAAATTTTATGTTATGCTATCCCCATCTACTTTAAAAATATACAATGCATCAGCAGGTTCTGGAAAAACTTTTTTTTTGGTAAAAAATTACCTTTATATTCTATTCAAAAGTTCTAATAATGACGAATTTAAACATATTTTATCATTAACTTTTACAAATAAGGCTTCTGAAGAAATGAAAAGAAGGATATTACAATGTATAAAAGAATTTTCTAATCAAAAAGTTAGTGAAGAATATTATTCCTTATTTTCTCATCTTGTAAAAGATTTAAACCTAACCAAACAGAAATTATACAAACGTTCTAAAAAAATATTATCTGCAATTTTTCATGATTTTTCTTCTTTTTCTATTTCTATAAGTACTATAGACAAATTTACCTATAGGACTATTTTATCTTTTTTATCCAAAAAGATAGATTTAGAAATGGATACCAATAGTTTTTTATTGAAAGTAGTAGAGAATTTATTCTCAAAACTAAAAAAATCAGAAAAGTGGTCAAATATTTTTGTCCAATGTTCCTTAGAAAAATTAAAGGAAGGAAAAAATTGGGATATAAGAAAAGAACTTTTAAAAATCGCTTTTCTTATAGTAGAGGAAAATAGTTTTTTATCTATGAATAAAATGAAAACTTATTCTTTTTACGATTTTTTGAGATTAAAAAAAACTTTATTAAACAGAACAAAAAAATTTGAAAAAAAATGTAAAAAACAAGGAGAAAAATTTTTTGAATTCTTGGAAAAAACATCTATTCAAGAACATTCATTTATCCATTCAGATTTACCTAGATTATTTAAAAAACTATCTCTAGGAGATCTTTTCATAAATCCTTTTAAAAAAAGACTTGAAAAGTCTATTCATATGGAAATATTCCATTCTAAATGGATAGAAACAGATCAAAAAACATTGATCTCTAAAAATAAAAAAAAAATCATTTTTTTATATAAAAAAACAAAACACATATACAAAAAATACATTTCGTCCTATATTCTAGAGAAACTTTTTTTAAAACATTTGAGTTTTTTGTCAATAATACATGAGATTGAAAAAGAATTTGTCTCTTTAAAAGAAGAAAAAAAAATTATTTTAAACGCAGAATTAAATAAAATACTTCATGAAGAAATTACTACTAAAGAGCCATTCCCACATATTTATGAAAAAATGGGAATACAATATAAACATTATTTTATAGATGAATTTCAAGATATTTCATTTTTACAATGGTCTAATATTCGAATATTAATTGAAAATGCTTTATCAGAAAATGGTTCTGCTATGATTGTAGGAGATCCTAAACAGTCAATCTACCGATGGAGAGGGGGAGACCCTAAACAATTTATTCATTTAATTTCTTATCCATCCCAATTTTATCAAAAACAAGTTTTTACTATAGATACTAATTTCAGAAGTTACAAAGAAATTGTAAAATTTAATAATTCACTTTATCAATCTGTATCTAAATTTTTTCATTCCCCCATTTACCAAAAACTCTATAAAGATTCCCAACAAAAAATATTCAAAAAAACTGGGGGATATGTGGAATTGAATTTTATTTACAATATAGAAAAAAATAATTATAAACAATATGTTTATTTAGAAATAAGAAAAAGAATAAAAAAATTGTTAATACAAAATAAGTATAAGTTATCAGATATAGCTATTTTAGTTAGAAGTAATGAAGAAGGAAATTTTTTATCTGAAAAACTTATTCAAGATGGATTTCTTGTAAATACTTCCGTATCACTTCTCATAAAAAATCATTTAGAAATCGAAATCATCATTCATTTTTTTTATATTTTTTTAAAACCTCATTGTTATCAAAAAAGAGCTTCATTAATTTTATTGTTGTTGCAAAATAAATTAATATCTACTAATAAAAAAGAAGATCATGATTTTCTTATGGAAACACTTTTTCTCCCATTAGATCTTTTTTTGAAAAAAGTTTTTTTTAATAAAAAGTCATTTAACTTTAATAAGTTATACAATAATAAATCTCTCTATGAAATAGCAGAAAAAATTATTCATTCATTAGGGTTCTTTAAGAAAAAGAATCAATCTTATAATACTTCATCTATTTATTCTTTTTTAGATTTTATTCATAGAGCAATAAAAAGTATTGGAAATAATTCTATTGTAGACTTTTTGGAATACTGGGAATTAAAAAAAAAAAAAGAAAGCATTTCTGTTTCAGAAAATATAGATGCTATTCATGTTATGACTATTCATCAATCTAAAGGATTGCAATTTCCTATAGTCCTTCTTCCTTTCGTAGACTGGAATGTTTGTTCAAAAAAAAAAGAAAAAGAAGGTGCATGGATTAATGTATCTCCTCATTTGTATCATGGATTAAATACTATTTATTTAGAAATTGAATCCTATTTACAATATATAGATGATGATAATTACATTAAAAAATTTTATGAGGATTATTTATCAAATATAAGATTTGATAATCTCAATTTGTTATATGTTGCGACTACACGTCCTGTAGAAAAACTATTTCTTTTTACTAAATATGAAAAAGATCAATCTGTATCTTCTTATATTAAGAACTTTCTCCGTGATAAAAGACTATGGAATGATCAAAAATTTCAATATTCCTTTGGAAAAGAATAAAATTTTTTCTGAAAAAATTTTATTTCACATGTTTTTCGGCATGATAAGAAGATCTAACTAACGGACCACTTTCCACATGTTTAAAACCCATTTTCAATCCTATTTTTTTATATTCCTGAAATTGTTCCGGTAAAATAAAAGAATGAACAGGAAAATGATTTAAAGTAGGTTGTAAATATTGCCCCAATGTCAAGATGTCTACTTTAGAATTTTTTATATCTTTCATTGTTTCTAATATTTCTTTTTTTGTTTCCCCTAATCCTAACATTATTCCTGTTTTTGTACGAATATTCTGATTGATTTTTTTAATATATTGAAGAACTTCAAGACTACGATTGTATTTTGCTTGAATACGTACTTTTTTTGTTAATCTATAAACTGTCTCTACATTATGAGAAATAACTTCCGGTTTTGTAATAATAATTTGATCTATTATTTTTTTTTCTCCTTTAAAATCAGGAATTAATGTTTCTATTGTAATCCCTGGATTTAGATAACGGGTTATTTCTATAGTTTTTACCCATATAGAAATCCCCATATCTTTTAAATCATCTCTATTTACAGAAGTAATAACAGCATGTTTAACTTTCAAAATTTTAATAGATCTAGCTACTTTATCAGGTTCTTTCCAATCTACCTTTCCAGGACGTCCTGTTTTTACTCCACAAAATCTACAAGATCTTGTACAAATATTCCCTAATATCATGAAAGTAGCTACTCCTTTTCCCCAACATTCACCTATATTAGGACAACTTCCGCTTTGACAAATTGTATTCAATTTGTGTAAAGTAACTAACTTTTGTAATTCGTTATAATTTTTTCCAATTGGAAGTTTTACTTTTATCCAAGTAGGTTTTTTTTGAATGAAATTCATATTTTCTTTTTTTTTCAAATTTTAAAATCTATTTTTTATATTTGTTCGTTTTTTCGTATTTCTTTAATATGGAAATTTTAGTCAAAGATATTGCTTCTCAATTGGAGTGTTTAGCTCCTATAGAATATGCAGAATCCTACGATAATGTAGGTTTGATAGTTGGATCATATGATCAAAAAATAAAAAATATTTTGATAACTTTAGATCTTAACGAAGAAGTCATTGTTGAATCTATAAACAAAAAATGTAATCTTATTATCTCATTTCATCCTATTCTTTTTAAACCAATAAAAAGTTTGATAGGAGAGACACTTTCAGAAAGAGTGATAATTTCTGCAATCAGAAATAGTATAGCAATTTATATAATTCATACTAATTTAGATTCTATGTGGGAAGGAACTCATTCTTATTTATCAAAACTTTTAAAAATTCATAGAGAAGGAGTTCTATTTCCCAGAAAAGGAATTTTAAAAAAATTAACAACATATGTCCCTATTTCTTATGCAAAAAAAGTAAGAAATTCTTTATTTAATGCAGGTGCTGGAAACATTTCTAATTATAGTCAATGTAGTTATAATTTTGATGGTGTGGGAACTTTTATGGGGAACGAAAAGACAAAACCTTTTTTTGGAAAGAAAGGTATGTTTCATATGGAAAAAGAAACTTGTATTAATGTCATTTTTCCATCTCATAAATTGAATATAATCAAAAAAACACTTTTTTCAAGTCATCCTTACGAAGAAGTATCCTACGAAATTTATAATATTGAAAATATTAATCCT from Blattabacterium cuenoti carries:
- the accD gene encoding acetyl-CoA carboxylase, carboxyltransferase subunit beta encodes the protein MAWFLRKKKNIITSIRERKNFPKGLWYRSPSGKIIDVEKLKKNSYVNPEDGYHVRIHSKEYFEILFDDGKFLEMNVKMTSKDPIKWVDCKKYTDRIKEAIKRTNLYDSIRTGVGKMKGIDLVISCMDFSFIGGSMGSVVGEKISRAIKYCIEKKLPYILISKSGGARIMESSFSLMQMAKTIARLTQLRDARIPYISVLTDPTTGGVTASYALLGDINIAEPGALIGFAGPRVIRETIGRDLPKGFQTAEFLLEHGFIDLISSRTELKKNISNLISMMI
- the fbaA gene encoding class II fructose-bisphosphate aldolase — encoded protein: MSQKFPYGVATGNLVKEIFEYAKENGFAIPAVNVIGSNTINSVMEVASEVNSPVIIQLSNGGAMFYAGKGLKNKERATKGAIACARHVHELSKFYKTTVILHTDHCSKKDILWIDGLLNANEIHYKSFGKTLFSSHMLDLSQESLEENIRICEKYFEKMNKIQMTIEIELGVTGGEEDGIDNSNIENNKLYTQPKEVSYAYERLRRINNNFIIAASFGNVHGVYQPGNVILRTEILQETQKYIQKKFQTREKPVFFVFHGGSGSSKKEIQDAISYGVVKMNVDTDLQYAFTCGVRDYMRKYKKYLEKQIGNPEGGHLPNKKYYDPRTWLREGEKSFKIYLRKYFELMNNINTL
- a CDS encoding UvrD-helicase domain-containing protein, yielding MIISSVKKFYVMLSPSTLKIYNASAGSGKTFFLVKNYLYILFKSSNNDEFKHILSLTFTNKASEEMKRRILQCIKEFSNQKVSEEYYSLFSHLVKDLNLTKQKLYKRSKKILSAIFHDFSSFSISISTIDKFTYRTILSFLSKKIDLEMDTNSFLLKVVENLFSKLKKSEKWSNIFVQCSLEKLKEGKNWDIRKELLKIAFLIVEENSFLSMNKMKTYSFYDFLRLKKTLLNRTKKFEKKCKKQGEKFFEFLEKTSIQEHSFIHSDLPRLFKKLSLGDLFINPFKKRLEKSIHMEIFHSKWIETDQKTLISKNKKKIIFLYKKTKHIYKKYISSYILEKLFLKHLSFLSIIHEIEKEFVSLKEEKKIILNAELNKILHEEITTKEPFPHIYEKMGIQYKHYFIDEFQDISFLQWSNIRILIENALSENGSAMIVGDPKQSIYRWRGGDPKQFIHLISYPSQFYQKQVFTIDTNFRSYKEIVKFNNSLYQSVSKFFHSPIYQKLYKDSQQKIFKKTGGYVELNFIYNIEKNNYKQYVYLEIRKRIKKLLIQNKYKLSDIAILVRSNEEGNFLSEKLIQDGFLVNTSVSLLIKNHLEIEIIIHFFYIFLKPHCYQKRASLILLLLQNKLISTNKKEDHDFLMETLFLPLDLFLKKVFFNKKSFNFNKLYNNKSLYEIAEKIIHSLGFFKKKNQSYNTSSIYSFLDFIHRAIKSIGNNSIVDFLEYWELKKKKESISVSENIDAIHVMTIHQSKGLQFPIVLLPFVDWNVCSKKKEKEGAWINVSPHLYHGLNTIYLEIESYLQYIDDDNYIKKFYEDYLSNIRFDNLNLLYVATTRPVEKLFLFTKYEKDQSVSSYIKNFLRDKRLWNDQKFQYSFGKE
- the lipA gene encoding lipoyl synthase — protein: MNFIQKKPTWIKVKLPIGKNYNELQKLVTLHKLNTICQSGSCPNIGECWGKGVATFMILGNICTRSCRFCGVKTGRPGKVDWKEPDKVARSIKILKVKHAVITSVNRDDLKDMGISIWVKTIEITRYLNPGITIETLIPDFKGEKKIIDQIIITKPEVISHNVETVYRLTKKVRIQAKYNRSLEVLQYIKKINQNIRTKTGIMLGLGETKKEILETMKDIKNSKVDILTLGQYLQPTLNHFPVHSFILPEQFQEYKKIGLKMGFKHVESGPLVRSSYHAEKHVK
- a CDS encoding Nif3-like dinuclear metal center hexameric protein; this encodes MEILVKDIASQLECLAPIEYAESYDNVGLIVGSYDQKIKNILITLDLNEEVIVESINKKCNLIISFHPILFKPIKSLIGETLSERVIISAIRNSIAIYIIHTNLDSMWEGTHSYLSKLLKIHREGVLFPRKGILKKLTTYVPISYAKKVRNSLFNAGAGNISNYSQCSYNFDGVGTFMGNEKTKPFFGKKGMFHMEKETCINVIFPSHKLNIIKKTLFSSHPYEEVSYEIYNIENINPYLGIGIIGSISEKMNESDFLIYLKNIMNLSCLRHSPFTGREIKKIAMIAGSGSFGIEEAIKKKANVFISSDLKYHDFFKSENKILIVDIGHYESEKYTKYIVKSFLKKKFVHISIYESESDTNPVKYFY